Proteins from one Rhizoctonia solani chromosome 5, complete sequence genomic window:
- a CDS encoding aspartyl protease, which produces MLPFIAVSALVTTHSALAALATEGTSIQLQKRGSPLSRDGVIVPEALARQIYRVSHKYSVDVNITGFLKDSISLFERQNEPLESKANDTLWAGQIEIGTPPQPFIVDFDTGSSDLWIPSSTCTSERCSGKNTYDASKSSSSKPQEGKFDITYGDGSGVSGPVYADTVTVAGLSAENQFFSPVNETNSLDDYGTDGLIGLAFKSISRINAPTFIDSLLSQNKIIKPIFSMRLASAPGSELYIGGTNPSKYTGDITYVPLEAQTYWLVNGSTSANGQEGFSGKMIIDSGTTAILGSYDSVWNWWSKVPGSAYCLPRDCGTPGYFTFPCANAPSVSFTFGGREFPVAAEDFNVGTLSRNSSICVGAVAILNTPNNTWVVGDAFMKNVYTVFDAEESRVGFATPV; this is translated from the exons ATGCTTCCTTTTATTGCTGTCTCCGCACTTGTCACTACCCACTCTGCTCTCGCGGCTCTTGCAACCGAAGGGACTTCCATTCAACTGCAAAAACGTGGATCTCCGCTCTCAAGGGACGGAGTGATTGTTCCAGAGGCCCTTGCGCGTCAGATTTATCGTGTTTCCCA CAAATATTCGGTTGATGTGAATATCACTGGGTTTCTCAAAGATTCTATATCCTTGTTTGAACGTCAGAATGAACCCCTGGAAAGCAAGGCGAATGACACAC TATGGGCAGGTCAGATCGAAATTGGCACACCTCCCCAGCCATTCATCGTCGATTTTGACAC TGGGTCATCGGACCTTTGGATTCCTTCGTCAACATGCACATCCGAAAGATGTTCAGGCAAAAACACATACGACGCTTCGAAATCATCTTCTAGCAAGCCGCAAGAAGGAAAATTCGATATCACATATGGAGACGGCTCGGGGGTCTCGGGTCCAGTTTATGCTGATACCGTCACTGTTGCGGGGCTGAGCGCTGAAAA CCAATTCTTCTCTCCGGTTAATGAAACTAATTCGTTGGACGATTATGGCACAGATGGCCTGATAGGACTCGCTTTCAAGTCTATCTCTAGGATCAATGCACCCACTTTTATCGATTCGCTATTATCCCAGAACAAAATCATCAAACCCATATTTTCCATGCGTCTCGCCTCTGCTCCTGGTTCAGAGCTCTACATAGGAGGAACGAATCCCTCGAAATATACCGGTGACATCACCTATGTGCCCCTGGAAGCCCAAACCTACTGGCTCGTCAACGGAAGCACCAGCGCCAACGGCCAAGAGGGGTTCAGTGGCAAGATGATTATTGATTCGGGAACGACCGCCATCCTGGGCTCATACGATTCCGTATGGAACTGGTGGTCCAAGGTACCTGGCTCGGCATATTGCCTGCCTAGAGATTGTGGTACACCCGGGTACTTTACATTTCCATGCGCCAATGCTCCTAGCGTGAGCTTCACTTTTGGTGGGCGCGAATTCCCAGTCGCAGCCGAAGACTTCAACG TCGGCACTCTCTCGAGGAACAGTTCCATCTGCGTCGGTGCGGTCGCCATCCTGAACACACCTAATAACACATGGGTCGTTGGAGACGCATTTATGAAGAACGTATATACCGTTTTCGACGCTGAGGAGTCGCGAGTTGGGTTTGCTACCCCAGTTTAA